From the genome of Leptotrichia sp. oral taxon 847:
AGGAAATGTAACTCCAAACAGTGCATACCAACAAATTGCAAATGGTTTGTTAAATAACAAAGCAGTACAGGAAAGAAATAGCTTAATTGACCAAATTGCAAAAGATTATAATGTAGAAGAAGTTACAAAAGAATATATTAAATAATATAAAAAAATAAACTATATCTAAAAGGCATTAAGCCAATTTTTAAGATATAGTTTTTTTATTATTTAAGAGTGTTCATAATTTTAATAATACATAGTGCAGAATAACTTTTTTTATTTATTGCATAAAAATTAAATATGTGCTATTATATTAAGTGTAAATAAAATATAATAAAATTAAATAATAAAACTAGTTACAAGGGAGTCAATAAATTGACTGAGAAAAGGATGTGAGCCTTGACCTTTTGACCTGATTTGGATAATGCCAACGTAGGAAGTAAGAAAGTTTATTTTAGATTACAAAGTATATACAAATTAGGTATATACTTTTTTTGTATTTGGAGGAAAATATGAAAAATGTATTGTCAATAGCAGGTTCAGATTGCAGTGCAGGAGCGGGAATACAAGCTGACTTGAAAACTTTTGTTGCAAATGAAGTTTATGGAATGACGGTTATTACAAGTTTAACTGCACAGAACCCGCAGAAAGTAAAGATGATAGAAAATGTCTCAATAGAGATGTTAAAAAGTCAGATAAAAGCAATATTAGATACTATAAAAGTTTCTGCCATAAAAATTGGAATGATAAATACTAGAGAAAACGGGAAAATAATATATGAATCTTTATTGAAATATAAAGCAGAAAATATAGTTCTTGATCCTGTGATGATTGCGACAAGCGGAAATTCTTTAATAAAAGATGAAACAAAAGACTTTTTAGTAAATAAATTATTTAAACTGGCGGATATAATTACACCTAATTTAGATGAAACAAAAGAAATAGTAAAAATAATTTTAAAAAATGAAAATATTGAGGACATAAATAGCATAGAAAAAATGAAAACTTATGGAAAGATAATTGCAGATTTTACTAAAAAATGGGTTCTTGTTAAAGGGGGACATCTTTCAAATAGTGCAGTGGATATTCTTATAAATAAAGAAAAAGTATATGTTTTAAAAGGAGATCAACTATGATTTGTCAAGCCCTTTTTAAAAAAAATTTTTAAATTTTTGATCTTGAATTTTGGGCGAATTTAAATTAACCTATTGAAAATAGATTTTCTTAAATATTTTGTATAGTTTTTTTTAAATAAGTTGCTCAGCGTCAAATGAAATATTATCTTTCATAAGTTTGTAAATAACTCTTACAAGCTTATGGGCAACATGACCCAGTGCCTTGTAATGATTTTTCCCCTGTGAACGTTTAAGAGCATAGTAATTACTGAAAACTTCATTGTTTCGGACAGCATTCCAGGCAGTGTAGATTAGGGAATATCGTAAATATTTTGAGCCACGTTTTGACATTCGGCATGATAAGGCTCTGAACTGCCCTGACTGTCTGACTTTAGGATCTAAGCCTGCAAATGCTAATAGCTTTGAAGGGGAACGGAATCTTGATATATTTCCGATTTCTCCCAGAATGCAGGCACAGGCAACATTGCTTATGCCGGGAATAGACAGAATAACAGGTTTAAGCTTTTCAATGATGGCATTGATCTGCTTTTCAGTATTCCTTATCTGCTCTTCCAGCAGCTCAATAGAGGAAATCAGCTGTGAAATATGAAAACTTAAGGAAATGTCCTCAAAACCGACAGAAGATCTAGCCTGACTTTTGATAATATAGGCAGTCTTTTCACAGAAATGCCCCCTGGAATTAGTTTTTAAAATATTTGTTAAAACATCAATTCCTAAGGCGGCTATTTCTTCTGAAGAAGGATATTTCTTCAAAAGGGCATAGACAGCTTTAGAGTGGATGCCTGAAGGCAGCAGGTACTGAAGCTCAGGGAATATGGAATCGAGATTTCTGGTCAGCAGAATTTTGCATTTACTTTTCTGTTTGACAAGGGAATCTCTGATTCTGTTGAGTTTTTTCAATGAAAGATATTCAATATCGCTCTGTGTAACGAGAGAGTATTCACGGGAAAGCAGCATTTTAGCGATATTGATGGAATCAATTCTGTCGTTTTTAGAATCCCTGCCATAAGATTTTCTAAAATTGGCGACATTTGAAGGATTGACCAGAGTGACATTAAACTTTCTGTTAAAGAAGAAATTAACAAAATTGTCAGAATAGTGTCCAGTAAATTCAAGAGCAATAACAATGTCGTCTTTAGGGATGGACTTTATTTTATCAATTAAGGAAAGAAAGCCCTCAAGACTGTTTTTGAACATAAAATTAGAAAAAACGATATTTCCATTGTCAGAAACAAGGGAAGCAACGTGGTTGAGCTTGGCGATATCAATGCCTAAAAAAAACATAAGATCACATCCTTTAAGAAGAAATAGGGGAACTGTAGGAACCGCAAAGTTTTATCAGGCGCATTCTTGCTAAACATAAAAATTTAAAAACTTATCCAACTATAAGGGTTAAAGATAAAACAGCGGCAATAATCTCCTTTGAAAAGTAGCGAGAGCTCCTTAAGAAAAATAAAAAGTCCGCAGTTTCCCTAAAATAATTATACAAAATAAGGGAAGAGAAAAGCAATAGGAACAGAAAAGAAAAAAATAAGAAATATAAAGAAAGGAGTGTGTGGTATTTTATATAATTATTTATATATTTATCATACAAGAAAAAATTTTTAATAACAATACTCATGGGACTGGTTGCAGTTTATCTTCAGCTATTGCTTCTAATTTAGCTAAGGGCTATTCTATGCTGGACTCAGTTAAGAAAGCTAAGAATTTTGTTTTATGTTCAATAAGAAATTCAGTAGATTTTGGAGAAATAGGTGGGACGGTAAATCAAATGGGTGAAATATATAAAAATATTGATATAGAAAAACTTTATTAAGGGGAATATATGGACTTAAAAGATTGTAAAATTTATTTAGTAACCGATGAAAAAGCCTGTCTTGGAAAAGATTTTTATAAATGTATAGAAGAAAGTATCAAAGGTGGAGTAAAAATAGTTCAGTTAAGAGAAAAAAACAGCTCTACAAAAGACTTTTATGAAAGGGCATTAAAAGTAAAAAAAATCTGCAAAAATTATGGAGCATTATTCATTATAAATGACAGATTGGACATAGCACAGGCTGTTGAGGCAGATGGAGTTCATTTAGGACAAACTGATATGCCAATAGAAAAGGCAAAAAAGATTTTAAAAAATAAATTTTTAATTGGAGCAACAGCAAGAAATGCAAAAGAAGCTAAAAAAGCAGAATTATCAGGAGCAGATTACATTGGAAGCGGAGCTATTTTTGGAACAAATACAAAAGGCAATGCAAAAAAATTAGAAATGGAAGATTTAAAAAAGATAGTAAATAGTGTAAAAATACCAGTTTTTGCAATAGGAGGAATAAATATTAATAATGTATGTATGTTAAAAAATATTGGACTGCAGGGAATATGTGCAGTTTCAGGGATATTATCAGAAAAAGATTGTGAAAAAACAGTAAATATTATGTTAAAAAATTTTATTTAATACAAGGAGATGATATTATTATGTATAAAACACAGATGGAAGCTGCTAAAAAAGGTATTTTAACAAAGGAGATAAAAATTATTGCAGAAAGCGAATCTATGGATGAAAAAATTTTGATGGAAAGAGTGGCAAAAGGTGAAATTGCTATTCCTGCAAATAAAAATCATAGCTCTCTTTTAGCAAAAGGAGTTGGAACAGGTTTATCTACAAAAATAAATGTAAATTTAGGAATATCAAAGGATTGTCCTAATATAAATAGAGAATTGGAAAAAGCAAAAGTTGCCATAGATATGAAAGCAGATGCAATAATGGATTTAAGCTCGTTTGGTAAAACAGAAAAATTTAGAAAAAAATTAATCGCTATGTCTACTGCAATGATTGGAACAGTTCCTGTTTACGATGCAATTGGCTTTTATGATAAGGAATTAAAGGATATAAAGGCAGAAGAATTTTTAGATGTGGTAAGAAAACATGCAGAAGATGGAGTGGACTTTGTTACCATTCATGCAGGGTTAAATAGAGAAGCAGTAGAACTTTTCAAAAGGAATGAAAGAATAACTAATATCGTTTCAAGAGGAGGTTCGCTTATGTATGCCTGGATGGAACTTCACAATGCTGAAAATCCTTTTTATGAAAACTTTGATAAACTTTTAGATATTTGTGAAGAATATGATATGACAATAAGTTTAGGAGATGCACTAAGATCAGGCTGCTTAAATGATGCAACAGATGCCTGTCAGATAAAAGAATTAATAACATTGGGAGAATTGGCAAAAAGAGCTTGGAAAAGAAATGTTCAAATAATAATCGAAGGACCAGGACATATGGCAATAGATGAAATAGAAGCAAATGTGAAGTTAGAAAAGAAGCTTTGCCACAATGCACCTTTTTATGTCCTAGGACCATTAGTAACAGATATTGCACCAGGCTATGATCATATCACTTCAGCAATTGGTGGGGCAATAGCAGCTGCAGCTGGAGTTGATTTTCTATGTTATGTAACACCAGCAGAGCATTTAAGATTGCCAAACTTAGATGATATGAAAGAAGGAATAATAGCATCTCGTATTGCAGCCCATGCCGCCGATATTAGTAAAAAAGTTCCAAAGGCTATTGACTGGGATAACAGAATGGCAAAATATAGAGCAGATATAGATTGGGAAGGAATGTTTGCAGAATCAATAGATGAAGAAAAAGCCAGAAGATATAGAAAAGAGTCTACTCCTTAAAATGAAGATACTTGTACTATGTGCGGAAAAATGTGTTCTATGAGAACTATGAAAAAAATAATGTCAGGTGAAGATGTAAATATTTTAAAATAGGAGTGTAAAATGGCAAAAATTAACGGAAAATATGAAGAAATTAACAATATTAACTTGCTAGATTATTTAACAAAAAATAAATATAGAACAGATAGAATTGTTGTTGATTTCAACGGAAATATAATAAAAAAGGAAGATTTTGAAAAAATTAATATAAAAAATACAGATAAGATAGAAATCGTATGTTTTGTTGGTGGAGGTTAATATATGGATTTAAAAGAAGAAGATTTGCTTAAAAGAAATGTGAAAGGTACATTTGAAAAATTAAAAAAGACAAAAATCTGTATTTTAGGCTTGGGAGGATTGGGTTCAAATGTGGCGGCTTTACTTGCAAGAGCAGGGATAGGATATTTAAAATTAGTAGATTTTGATGTTGTTGAAGCAAGTAATTTGAACAGACAGCAATATAGAGTATCTCATATAGGAATGAAAAAAACTAAAGCTATAAAAAATATTATAAAGGAAATTAATCCTTTTGTAAAAGTTGATATTCTAGATACAAAAGTGGATAAAGAAAATATATCTTCTATAGTTAAAGATATAAAAATTATTGTAGAAGCCTTTGATAGAGCTGAAACAAAAGCTATGGCAATAGAAAAATTACTGACAAATAAAAATAAAATAGTTGTATCCGCATCTGGAATGGCTGGTTTAGGCTCATCAAATGAAATCATTACAAGAAGAGTTAGAGATAATTTTTATTTGATTGGGGATAATTATTCAGATTATGAAGAATATTCGGGCATTATGTCAACTAGAGTTATGATCTGTGCTGCACACCAAGCCAATATGGCTTTAAGATTAATATTAGGAGAAGAAAAATGAAAGATAGTTTTAAACTTGGAAATAAAGAATTTAATTCAAGATTTATCCTTGGGTCAGGTAAGTATTCAAATGAATTAATAAACAATGCTATTAATTATGCAGGAGCAGAGATAGTGACTGTTGCAATGAGAAGAGCTATCAGTGGAGTTCAAGAAAATATTTTAGACTATATTCCTAAGAATATAACTTTACTCCCTAATACTTCTGGTGCAAGAAATTCCGAAGAAGCAGTGAAGATAGCAAGACTTGCAAGGGAATGCACTCAGGGAAATTTTATAAAAATTGAAGTTATAAAAGATAGCAAATATCTTTTGCCAGATAACTATGAAACTATAAAGGCAACTGAAATATTAGCAAAAGAAGGCTTTATTGTAATGCCTTATATGTATCCTGATTTGAATGTTGCAAGAGCTTTAAGAGATGCAGGAGCAAGTTGTATAATGCCTCTTGCAGCACCAATAGGCTCTAATAGAGGCCTGATAACAAAGGAATTTATACAGATTTTAATAGATGAGATAGATTTACCAATAATAGTTGATGCAGGGATAGGGAAACCTTCTCAAGCTTGTGAAGCAATGGAAATGGGAGTAACCGCAATTATGGCAAATACTGCAATAGCAACTGCAAATGATATTCCAAGAATGGCAAAAGCCTTTAAGTATGCAATACAAGCTGGAAGAGATGCTTATCTTGCAAAAGTAGGAAGAGTTTTGGAAAACGGAGGCTGTGCCTCTTCACCGCTTACAGGATTTTTAAATGAGGTGGACTAATGAAACTAGAAAACATTAACTCAGAAATTTTGAATAAAGTAATAAATAAAATAAATGATTATGACTACAATTTTTTTTCAGATGAAGAGATAAAAAAAGCCTTAAATAAAGATTATTTATCCACAAGAGATTTTCAAGCACTGCTATCTCCAAAAGCTATAAATTATCTTGAAGAAATGGCACAAAAAGCAAAAGAATGCAGAAAAAGATATTTTGGAAATTCTGTCTATATGTTTACACCCCTATATATCTCAAACTATTGCGATAATTATTGTGTTTACTGCGGTTTTAACTCGCATAATAAGATAAAAAGGGCTAGATTAAATTTTGAACAGATAGAAGCTGAATTAAAGGAAATAGCAAAAACAGGTTTGGAAGAAATACTTATACTTACAGGAGAAAGTGAAAAATATTCCAATATTGAATATATTGGAAAGGCTTGTAAATTAGCAAGAAAATATTTTAATAATGTAGGAATCGAAATATATCCTGTAAATGTGAAAGACTATAAGTACCTAAATTCTTGTGGAGCAGACTATGTAACAATCTTTCAAGAAACATACAACGAAGAAAAATACCAAAAATTACATTTAGAAGGACATAAAAAAGTTTTTTCATATAGATTTAATTCACAGGAAAGGGCTTTAATGGGGGGATGAGAGGTGTTGCTTTTGGAGCATTGCTAGGGCTGGATGATTTTAGAAAAGATGCTTTTTCAACAGGTTATCATGCTTATCTCTTACAAAAAAAATATCCTCATGCAGAAATTTCTATTTCTTGTCCAAGATTAAGACCTATTATCAATAATCTAAAAATAGAACAAAAATTTATCAGTGAAAAAGACCTGTTCCAAATTGTATGTGCATATAGACTATTTTTACCTTTTGCAAATATAACAATATCTACAAGAGAAAAGTCTAATTTTAGGGATAATATAATAAAAATAGCCGCAACAAAAATTTCGGCAGGAGTGGATACAGGAATAGGTGCTCATAGTGAATGTTCAAATAAAAAAGGTGACGAGCAGTTTGAAATAGCAGATAGAAGAACAGTAGCCCAAATATTTGAAAAGATAAAAAGTGAAAATTTACAACCCGTGATGAACGACTATATTTATTTAAAGGATTAATTGATTGTTATGGATAAAATAAAATTAAATATTATTAGTAACAGAAAATTATGTGCTAACGGCAATCTTAAAAAGCAAGTTGAAAAAATTTTTTCTGATTATGAGAAAAAAATGATTCTAAAAAATTTTGAGATCACTGCACTTACTTTAAGAGAAAAAGATTTAGATAAAAATAAATATCTAAACTTAGTGAAAAAAATTTATCCCATTTGTCAAAAATATAAGATAAATTTAATCTTACATCAAAATTATGATTTAAACTTAGATGAAAAATATAATATTGAAGGTATTCATTTAAGTTATAATGTTTTTAAGTCTTTAGAAGAAAATATTAAAACAGGACTTATAAAAAAATATAAAAAAATAGGAGTATCTATACATAGTCTTGAAGAAGCTAGAGAAGCAGAAAGTTTGGGAGCAAACTATGTGGTTGCAGGACATATATTTAAAACAGATTGTAAAAAAGGCTTAGAGCCAAGGGGACTAAAATTTGTTGAGAATCTATCATCTGTATTAAACATTCCTATATTTGCAATAGGCGGAATAGATGAAAGAAATTCCCAGTCTGTTATAAATAGTGGAGCTTTTGGACTATGCATGATGTCAAGTCTAATGAAATATTAAACTATGAACATAGTCTTTCTGGGTGTGTAAAAATTTTTGTGTAAACCTCTAGATAATATATGGTAAAATAACTGTATAATATTTGGAGGTTTACATATTTTTACACATTTATTTTGCTGTCAAGCTTACTGTTATTCCAGTTCTTAGCTCATTTCTTTCAGTTGTTTTTTTTGCACTTTTAGTTTTGGATGTATATCTTTCAAGTGCGCTGTATTTTACAGATGGATTAAGAGTAATTGTTCCGATGCTTATTTCAAATGATTTTTTATATCCGGCACCTGTCCAAATAGTAAATGTATTGTCATATCCTGTTTTTGCCGTATGTTTTTCATATTCGTTTCCAGGTGAGACAAATGCTGTAAATCCTGCAAATGAAGGAGTTGTATATACTAAATTTGTCACATAGTCTAAATAGACACTCGATTTGGCTTCCTTACCTGTTGCAGCTATTTTTCCTCTTATATCTCTCAATTTATTCAGCAAATTAATGCTGTAACTTAAAGTTCCATATTTTCCTTTTAAAATGTCATTTGAGTTGTTTAATACTATTCTCCGTTTAAAAAGCGAATATTTATTCTAATTATTTGAAAATAAATATTAGATTTAACCTACTAAAAAGATTTATAATGTATTCGTTATTCAAATGGGGTTTAGTATAAGTTAAGATTTATTCCCCAACCTTCCCCTTTTTCTCTTGCCAA
Proteins encoded in this window:
- a CDS encoding IS110 family transposase, which encodes MFFLGIDIAKLNHVASLVSDNGNIVFSNFMFKNSLEGFLSLIDKIKSIPKDDIVIALEFTGHYSDNFVNFFFNRKFNVTLVNPSNVANFRKSYGRDSKNDRIDSINIAKMLLSREYSLVTQSDIEYLSLKKLNRIRDSLVKQKSKCKILLTRNLDSIFPELQYLLPSGIHSKAVYALLKKYPSSEEIAALGIDVLTNILKTNSRGHFCEKTAYIIKSQARSSVGFEDISLSFHISQLISSIELLEEQIRNTEKQINAIIEKLKPVILSIPGISNVACACILGEIGNISRFRSPSKLLAFAGLDPKVRQSGQFRALSCRMSKRGSKYLRYSLIYTAWNAVRNNEVFSNYYALKRSQGKNHYKALGHVAHKLVRVIYKLMKDNISFDAEQLI
- the thiE gene encoding thiamine phosphate synthase; this encodes MDLKDCKIYLVTDEKACLGKDFYKCIEESIKGGVKIVQLREKNSSTKDFYERALKVKKICKNYGALFIINDRLDIAQAVEADGVHLGQTDMPIEKAKKILKNKFLIGATARNAKEAKKAELSGADYIGSGAIFGTNTKGNAKKLEMEDLKKIVNSVKIPVFAIGGININNVCMLKNIGLQGICAVSGILSEKDCEKTVNIMLKNFI
- the thiS gene encoding sulfur carrier protein ThiS, with product MAKINGKYEEINNINLLDYLTKNKYRTDRIVVDFNGNIIKKEDFEKINIKNTDKIEIVCFVGGG
- the thiF gene encoding sulfur carrier protein ThiS adenylyltransferase ThiF, producing the protein MDLKEEDLLKRNVKGTFEKLKKTKICILGLGGLGSNVAALLARAGIGYLKLVDFDVVEASNLNRQQYRVSHIGMKKTKAIKNIIKEINPFVKVDILDTKVDKENISSIVKDIKIIVEAFDRAETKAMAIEKLLTNKNKIVVSASGMAGLGSSNEIITRRVRDNFYLIGDNYSDYEEYSGIMSTRVMICAAHQANMALRLILGEEK
- a CDS encoding thiazole synthase; translated protein: MKDSFKLGNKEFNSRFILGSGKYSNELINNAINYAGAEIVTVAMRRAISGVQENILDYIPKNITLLPNTSGARNSEEAVKIARLARECTQGNFIKIEVIKDSKYLLPDNYETIKATEILAKEGFIVMPYMYPDLNVARALRDAGASCIMPLAAPIGSNRGLITKEFIQILIDEIDLPIIVDAGIGKPSQACEAMEMGVTAIMANTAIATANDIPRMAKAFKYAIQAGRDAYLAKVGRVLENGGCASSPLTGFLNEVD
- a CDS encoding thiamine phosphate synthase, with protein sequence MVMDKIKLNIISNRKLCANGNLKKQVEKIFSDYEKKMILKNFEITALTLREKDLDKNKYLNLVKKIYPICQKYKINLILHQNYDLNLDEKYNIEGIHLSYNVFKSLEENIKTGLIKKYKKIGVSIHSLEEAREAESLGANYVVAGHIFKTDCKKGLEPRGLKFVENLSSVLNIPIFAIGGIDERNSQSVINSGAFGLCMMSSLMKY